A genomic region of Thermodesulfovibrio aggregans contains the following coding sequences:
- a CDS encoding amidohydrolase family protein, producing the protein MQIIDFHTHAFPDEIAERAIKKLEENSKVKAVLNGTLDDLLRSMDKNHVTKSVICNIATRPEQFNSILKWSDKIRSDRIIPLPSIHPEDKNLKEHIRLIKKEGFYGIKMHPFYQDFAIDDEKVYPIYEALIENDLLIVMHCGYDIAFPEWNIASPSRIMNVINHFPKLKFVATHLGAWKQWDEVEKLMIGKPIYMEISFSFGWIPDEKIKELILKHPENYILFGTDSPWADQGKEIENLKKLGLSEELLDKIYYINAEILLK; encoded by the coding sequence ATGCAAATAATTGATTTTCATACTCATGCCTTCCCAGATGAGATTGCAGAAAGAGCAATAAAAAAACTTGAAGAAAACAGTAAAGTCAAAGCTGTTCTTAATGGAACATTGGATGACCTTCTTCGGTCAATGGATAAAAATCATGTAACAAAATCCGTTATATGTAATATTGCTACAAGACCAGAACAGTTTAACTCAATTCTTAAATGGAGTGATAAAATTCGCTCTGATAGAATTATTCCTTTGCCATCTATTCATCCTGAAGATAAGAATTTAAAAGAACATATTAGGCTAATCAAAAAAGAAGGTTTTTATGGAATAAAAATGCATCCTTTTTATCAGGACTTTGCCATTGATGATGAAAAAGTCTATCCTATTTATGAAGCATTGATTGAAAATGACCTTTTAATTGTGATGCACTGTGGTTATGATATAGCCTTTCCTGAGTGGAATATTGCTTCTCCATCAAGAATAATGAATGTTATAAATCATTTTCCTAAACTCAAATTTGTAGCTACACATCTTGGAGCATGGAAACAGTGGGATGAGGTGGAAAAATTAATGATAGGAAAACCAATATACATGGAAATCTCTTTTTCCTTTGGATGGATACCTGATGAAAAAATCAAAGAATTAATTCTCAAACATCCAGAAAATTACATACTATTTGGAACTGATTCTCCCTGGGCAGACCAGGGTAAGGAAATAGAGAATCTCAAAAAACTTGGTCTTTCTGAAGAGTTATTAGACAAAATCTACTATATCAATGCTGAAATTCTACTCAAATGA